In Candidatus Schekmanbacteria bacterium, the DNA window CCATCTTCAGGAATATGTCGATTTTACTAATTCTGTTCATGGTGAAGCATACCAAAAAGGGAATCCAGATGTTCCTGTTTGCACAAATTGCCATGGTGAACATAAAATCTTATCTCATGATAATCCCAAATCTACTGTCTATGCAAGCCATATAAGGGAAACTTGTTCTGCCTGTCATGAAAAAATGCAAATTATGGAGAAATACGGTGTATCGACTGAACAGGTAGAAACATATGAAGAGAGTTTTCACGGCATAGCCAATGAATTTGGAATAAAAACTGCGGCTAATTGTGCAAGCTGTCATGGATATCATAATATCAGGCCTTCATCCGACCCAAAATCTACAATCTATAAGGACAACATTCCAAAAACATGCGGTAAATGCCATCCGGGAGCCAATATAAATTTTGCAAAAGGGAAAATGCATATAAATCCCAAGAAAAAAGAATCAGGTATTGTTTATTATGTGGCACAATCATTCAAGTATCTCACCATTTCTGTAATGCTTGCATTGGTTGCTCACATAATTTTGGATTTGAGAAAAAGACTGAAAAAAACGGAGTCTTGAGATATGGATGATAACAAAAGAGATGACAGTTTCAGCACAGAGAAAAACAAAGAGCTAACTACTCTTAAAGAAACGATAAAAGAGCAGGTTCTAAATGAATTGAGAGAAAAATACGGCAATGGATTCAAAAAGGATGAGCTCGAAAAGATTGCTTCTCGAATCTTAGAGGATTATGTGGAGATAAAGGATAAAGTACTTCTTGATTATATCAGAGAAGAGGAAAGAAAAAAAGAGAGAGAAAAAAAAGAAAAACCTGCGGAAGAAGAAAAGGAAGAATTTTTTATTCGTTTTGGACTAAATTTCAGACTTCAACATATGCTTCTTTTTACAAGTTGTATTGTTCTTATTTTAACAGGAATCCCCGAAAAATTCTATTTTACTTCACCTGCCGCTTTTTTTATCAACCTTGTGGGAGGAATGAAAACGATAACTTTGATACACAGAATAGGCGCTGCAGGCCTTGTATGTATGTTTCTCTATCACTGCCTAATCTATACTCCTTTTACTCGTCAGGGCAGAAGCGATTTCATAGAGCTTTTGCCCCGTTGGAAAGATGTGACTGATGTGATTCAGATGATTAAGTATTTTTTCGGGAAAACAGATGAGAAGCCTAAATTTGGCAGATTCTCTTACATTGAAAAATTCGATTATTGGGCAGTATATTGGGGCTGTATCATAATGATTGGCTCAGGTTTTTTGATGTGGTTTGAGGTTGAATCAATAAATCTCTTTGGGAAGGTAATAGTAGATATATGTAAAGAAGCGCATAGCGATGAAGGATTGTTATGCACTCTTGCAATATTGATTTGGCATTTTTACAATGTTCATTTCAATCCTCGAGTTTTCCCAATGAGTTGGGTGTGGTGGAATGGAAAAATATCAAAAGAAGATATGATTGAAGAGCATCCTCTTGAATATGAAAAGATTATGATGAAAAGAAATAAAGCAGTAAAGAAAAATGAATAGACAAAAAATAGGACAGAGGAAAGATGAAGAAAAAATTTATTATAACAGGCATTATAGTTTTAATTTTCTTATTACTATCTGTTCTCTTTTACAGAAATTTTCAAAACCCATCTTTTTGTACGAGATGTCACTATATGGAGCCCTATTATGAAGGGTGGAAAGAATCTTCTCATAACAAAGTAAGGTGTCTTCAGTGTCATGATTACAGTATCCCAAAGATAGTCCTTAGTTCCATTGTATATTTTATGGGATATTACAATCCCCGTCCTATAGGCGATGTAAAGAATGAGAGCTGTATGCAGGCAGGATGTCATAGTGACAGGATGGTAAATAGTGTTGTGGCATTTGAAAATAAGATAAAATTTGACCATTCGAAGCATATGGGAAGGCTTCTTCGAGGAAAAATGCTTAGATGTTCAAGCTGTCATTCTCAAATTGTCCAAGGAAATCATATAGATGTAACAAAGGAAACCTGCTTCCTTTGCCATTTCAAAGGAATGAGTGAAGATAAAGCATATACAGGTTGTCCATCTTGCCATGGTGTACCTGACGGAGAGGTCACTCATGGCGGTTATTCGGTCAATCTTTCTGAATATATAAAAACAGGTATAGAATGCAACAGGTGTCATACAAAGGTTGTAAAGGGAGATGGTAGAGTTGATAAGACACGATGTTTTTCCTGTCATCCTGAAAGAATGGAAAAGTTTGATGATCATAAATTTATTCATGATAAACATGTGTCAGAAAAAGGGATTGACTGTTTTTATTGTCATCAAAAGATATTACATGGAAATGTCCAGATGGCAAAACCGTTAGAGGTAAAATGCGACAGCTGTCATAGAAAACTTCATAGCGGCCAAAAGGAGATGTATATGGGGGTTATGGCAAAGAATGTAGAAAGTACGCCAAGTCGTATGTTTGCGGCTCAGGTTTCCTGTGACGGATGCCATACTGAAGTTCATTTCATAAAGGGGCGTCATATCCTTGGCGAAGCGATGGCTGAAGCAAATGAAAAATCCTGCCTTGCTTGCCATGAGAAAGGATATGACTTAATGCTTCGTTCATGGAAGAGAAATATTGAAAATCTGCTTCTATACACTGAAAAGAGGTTTAAGAAGCTTCCATATAAAATAATGAAGGATGAAGATAAGAAGACATATGAGGATATGGATTTCAACTTAAATTTTTTGAAACGTGCAAAGGGAATTCATAATGTTGAATATGCCGTTAAAATTTTGAGAGGAATAAATGATTTTGAGGACAAATTTTTGAAAGGAAGTTATAAGGACAGAAGATTGGATGATTTAATGAATATGAATACTTCGTACTGCACGACCTTTTGTCACAACTATATAAAAAAAGATTCTATCCTTGACTATAAAGGGAATGATTTCCCTCATGAAAAACATTTTAAAAAATTTGGATTAGAATGCACAGACTGTCATTCATCGCAAAAGCATAAGGAGACAACAATAAGCTATGAGGAATGTGCCGCTTGTCATCATAGTGATGATGAGGCAAACTGCAAGAGATGTCATTTTGACGAAGCCACTTTATATTTTGGTTTAAAGCAAAAAGACTTGCCCAAAATTGTCCCTGATGTGATGGCTGCATCGGAGGTTAGATGCAATGATTGTCACTTGCCAACGGAAGATTCTTCTTCAACGGACGCTATATCAAGATGTGAAAATTGTCATGATGAAAACTATAAAGAAATGCCACAAGAGTGGAAGATTAA includes these proteins:
- a CDS encoding cytochrome b/b6 domain-containing protein, whose protein sequence is MDDNKRDDSFSTEKNKELTTLKETIKEQVLNELREKYGNGFKKDELEKIASRILEDYVEIKDKVLLDYIREEERKKEREKKEKPAEEEKEEFFIRFGLNFRLQHMLLFTSCIVLILTGIPEKFYFTSPAAFFINLVGGMKTITLIHRIGAAGLVCMFLYHCLIYTPFTRQGRSDFIELLPRWKDVTDVIQMIKYFFGKTDEKPKFGRFSYIEKFDYWAVYWGCIIMIGSGFLMWFEVESINLFGKVIVDICKEAHSDEGLLCTLAILIWHFYNVHFNPRVFPMSWVWWNGKISKEDMIEEHPLEYEKIMMKRNKAVKKNE